AGGTGAAGCGGAGCGGTCGAGGCAGGGCGAGGGGGTGTACTAGACCGTCACCACCCAACTATTGCCGACGTGGCAGCCCATTCGATTAAAATGCTCAACCACCCCCGCCCCTTGGGCAAAACCGGCCTCACAAACCCACCAAAACGGCCTCAGGGGGTGATTTGTCTGGTATATGTTAGTCTAGGGGATTAAGAATCTGGTTTTGCAGTTGGGGGGTGATCTGCTCGAAATCTGACAGTTCAGGGGGGGTATGTGGACTTCTTTCAAGGAAAAGATCATATTGAACATGAAACATCCCGACTCGGCACACCCGTAATCGCACAGGTTGAGCACCAACCTCGACCATCCCCTACCAATGCTAAGGTGTGTTATTTGTAACtaaagtgtgacatggcaataccgAAGTGGCAATCTGCATGTTGACAGAATGCGTTGTAGTGGGATGAACTCTTAAAAATGTAGGATTGGTAGCTTCCTTTAGTAGGGTCTAAACGAATGGTTTTTTTGAGAACTCATACACGAATGACTGATTGTTCTTGAATCTAACAAATTTAATGACCGTTTTTAGTGCTGATAGGCATCTAAAACTCTAATGATTTTTGTATTAAATTTATATTGATCGAGACATGTATGTAAAGATTACTTGTAGTAACTGACATCCCAAGATTACATTTATTTTAATGATTATTTGTAGAGTGTAAATGGGTTCCTTTTGTGTGGCACAAAATATGCGGAAAAGGCAGAGGTGAACATGGTTCCATATGCACCCGCATGAACAACAAATTAAAAAGAATAGTGGGAGAATTCTAAAAATCTGAAAGTTTGGGTATCGAACTTGGCCGACCATTCTATTCACGTGTGAAATTTCGTGAAGAAATAACACCCGAGGTATTCGTAGTGAAGAAAATACAACCGGGGCATTACTATTCATCAAACAATCCTTTTTCATATAGCATCGATTTTGTCGTTTTTTACATAGAATACCACAAATGTCACTTCTTTGTGAAACTTCATACCTGAGCATACCAGTTGACTATGTATGTTACCAAAAAAATaagatatttttagtattttttgaaATTTACTATTCACAAAAGGTGTGCGTAGAACCATGTTCACTAAATCCACGTCCGTAAACTATGCCCTCTttgcgaaccaacctgtgattggatggttaAAGGGATCATGGTATCCCCAGGCCACCAGAGTTCAAGTCCTAGTGCTCGCATTTATTTATGGATTTCTGGCGATGCCCattcagtgggagaagacgtttccgtcgacgacgaggtgcctatgatgacttcataaatttcaagatgatatgccagccCAGCCTTTCggatgtgtgcattcataggggtgagtgtatgtgcatCTATATAAACGCTTGCGTCTGTACTTTGTTAAAAAAAATGCCCTCTTTATGTCCATTGTTAAAAGGGAAAATACCTCTTTCTCATCAatcaaaaataaaagaaagaaagatgcCATCATTGACTCATTTCTGTCGGTGCCAAAACAtgggaaggcaagaagaggaaagaagcaGCAGGAGCACGCGCCTGGGCTCTCCTCTCCTACCCCTACCAACCACGCGACACACGAGCATCCTCCAAAAAACGCCCGAGCCGAGAACCCAAAACCGCGTCACCACCATCTCAGCACCAACGCCCGCGGCGCGCACAATAAGGAAAGCCCCCGCTGGCGGCGATGGGGCAGACCCACAGCCAGGCCAAGCCCAAACCGGACAGGCACGCGTCTCCACAGCCGCGCGGCGACGACCAGCACCCGAACCAGCCACAAGCCGCCACCGGGAGGCGCCCGCCGGCCGCGCCCGCCATGGACACCTTCTTCCTGTCGCACGGCTCGCCCACGCTCTCCATCGACGAGGCGATCCCGGCGCGGAGCTTCTTccagtcgtggctgccggcggccgtCGCGGGCCCGGAGCGGCCGCGCGCCATCTTGATTGTGTCCGCCCACTGGGAGACGGCCACGCCGGCCGTCAACGCCGTCCGCGGCGCCAACGACACCATCCACGACTTCTACGGCTTCCCCAAGTCCATGTACCAGGTCCGTTCCCCGTcttgccttttctttctttctcgtGCGCGATTCCGTCGGGAATCCCCTCTCGTTTTTGGTTCGACCTATCTGATGTAGTTCTAGCTGGCTGGGTCGATCAGAATCTGGGTGGATTCGCTGCTCCATTCCAATAGCCAGAACTGGCGGATTGCGCCGTTGTCTGGTTTTGGTTGTTGATTGGCCATGGCAGGGGCGCATGCCAGAATTGGTTGGTAGTATTTCCTTTCCAAAACTTGCTCAAAAAAGTCGGACATCTACAGTTCGTGAGGAAAAAATAAGTGTTATATCCTGCAACATCGTTAACTTGAAAAATTGTACATATTGAGAATACGCTTTGGCGGATGGCTACAGTTCGTAGTTAGCAACTTAGCAAGCGATCGTTAGCAATCAGCTAGCAGGCCGCTGGACTCGGTGTAGATGCTTAATCAGCATTCGTCAGAGGGGTGAACAAGGCCTCGTCAAAATACATTGTTCGCCACCTATTTGGAATGTCCGGTGTGGTGTCTAATGGTTCATCggtgttgaaatatattgtccGCCTCTCTTTAATAGTTTAAAATTTTGAATGAATTAACTAGAGCATGAATTCAAATAATCGCCGAGTCACTGTCTCTGCACCTCCTCTAGGTCCATAAACATGTCcttaaggaggtgcgacaagatgtCGCACACACTTTCCCAACCGTAAGGGTGCACCCCGccactggagagggtgagagaagaAGGCCTGTGGGGCGGTAGTGGATGCGAGGCGGCGTTAAGGTTTGGTGCCTGGTTTAGGGGATTGCTTCTTGGGCTTCAAATTACCCCCAGCGAGCCGAGGTGAAAATGAAGACAACATCTGGATTATACTCTGCGAGCAATCCAGACTGTTTTTCTTGGCCTGCTGACCCTTCTGGATTATACTCTGCCAAGTCAACCTATCAAAGACTCTGCCTCGGTGATGAAAGGGCTCCGTATGCCTCCTGCCTCTGGAAAAGTTGGGCACTTTTGAAGTGTAAAATCTTCATCTGGCTGGCTGTGCAGCACCGTATTTGGACCTCTGACCGAAGGGCAAAGCATGGATTACAAGACCGATCGTCTGCATGCTACACATGCTTGCAAGATGAAGACAATGCCGAACACATCTTGGTACAATGTGGCTATGCTCGACAGGTGTGGCACACCTGCTTTCAAGACCTAGCCCTAAATACGCGGGCTCCGGTGGTGGATGATACCTTCCTCGATTGGTGGATCGAGACTAGGACGGGGATGCCTAAGGGTCTTAAGAGAGGCTACGACACGTTCGTCATCGTGGTCGGATGGGAGTTGTGGAAGCAACGGAGCGCGCGTGTGTTCAATAGGCTACAGCAACAGCGAACCCCAAGAGAATTGGTTGACGAGATATTCAGAGCAGTAAAGCAATGGAGACAAGCCGGTGTAGGAGTTGGAGGTTTAACACATTTTGTGAGAGAGTAGCTCTAGAGAGTAGTGTAGTTTGGGTGTAATGGGTGTTGGCCGAGCTTAGATCCTAGCATCTAGCTCGTGCCTCTCTTGTAAATTCTTTCTATCTTCTATAAAGATAAGGTACGCcattggcgtactctcgaaaaaaaatgAAGACAACAAAATGGGGGGAGGAGAGGATGCGGTTAGAGTTCGACTAGTGGGTCTAGCTGAGCCGGTGAAGCAACATGAAAGCAATTTCTACCACAGGTTGGGGAGACAATCAGTTGGGCGAGGTAGAAGGGCATGTCACCGGACAAAGAAGACACCAAAAAAATTGACTATGATCTTAGATGTCGCATATTCGGGCCTCTTTGACTCGTAGAATCCTAAAAGCACAACAACATTAAAAATGCAAGATTCGGGTATCATGGCACATTGAACCCTATATGAATTGAAATCACACAAATTGTGTAATGAAAATTGTTTGTTTGCATCACAAGAAACAGTAATTAGGTGCATGCCATAGTTCCCATAGAAACAAATGGTTTATTCTTTTTCCGAATTCCATTCAGAAGTGACCGTAGCAAAAATTCTCATTAGTTCAATTCCAACCCCATAAACCAAACAAGTCATGGAGACAAGAATTATACAAAATACATAATTCTCCAAAATTCTTATGATATTTCTTTGAACCAATGATGAGGCCCAAATAGTATCCCCGGCGGATAATTTGGTCAACTGGACATAAGGAGCGCCGTACTGAATAGAAATTTATGATATACAATCGGCACCTGCACTGTCACAAGTGGTTGGGATATGGCCGTCCTGTACCGACTCCTGTACTAGATCATTTTGTAGGCACAGGAAATGGAATATATGCAACACCTACCCAATCTGAGCATCACCAACCCCCTGGCCCATGTGGATATCGATGGGATGGGCTTACTCATCATCTAAGGTGTAGGCATGGTGggaaccggatcctctaacattATGAAGGAAAGTCACAGTGCTACACTGTTTGCCTAgtgtaaaatgaaaaagaaaagttaGGGACTGTTAGCAGGTAGTTAGTAGGTTGTTTACTATTGGTatttattgtagatataaataatttaaaattaattttatttcaccaTCAATTTGTTTGTATGTAATTATTATAAATGTACATGATAGATCATCAATTTGTAAATTAATTTAAATTGTTTTAGCCATAATCATATGAAAGAAAGAAGGAAAGTTAGAGTATTATAGCTTCTCTAACTTTCCTTCTCAATGTTAGCGGATCCGGTTCCGGTATGGTGGGCTTGCCACTGTCATTTGAAAGGTTGATGATTGATCAACAACCACCACAGTAAGACAATTCAGGCGTCAGAGGTGGTCGAAATGAGCATCCAAGAATGATTCCCCACCTACTACTACTACTTGATTCGATACTCAATTCGATACTCTGGTCCGGTGACGTGCGTCGATATAGCCTTGAGCAACTCAGGTTCAGCGCCTACTGCGTGCGAACCTTCCCGCAGAAAGATCCCATGTTTGTTTGCACCAGCCAAACAGTTGATAAACACGgtcagtttaaaatttgaattagttaAAAATGGTCTGAATGAATTCAGTTTGACGTAACTTCTTCAAGCTTCAGCTATATGGGCATCGTTGTCAGTCTTCTCTGCTTGAACTAACTGAAGTGTACCATTGGAACCGTCCAGCTCAAGTACCCTGCGCCGGGCGCCCCTGATCTGGCCAGGAGGACCAAGGAGCTCCTGGAGCAAGGCGGGTTCGGGCCGGTGAAGGAGGACCGGAGCCGCGGGCTGGACCACGGCGCGTGGGTGCCGCTGATGCTCATGTTCCCGGACGCCGACATCCCGGTGTGCCAGCTCTCCGTGCAGACCGACCGCGACGCCGCCTACCACTACAACCTCGGCAGGGCGCTGGCGCCGCTCCGGGAGGAGGGGGTCCTCGTCCTCGGCTCCGGCAGCGCCACCCACAACCTCCGCAAGATGGGGCCTTCCGGCTCGCCGCCGCCGCAGTGGGCCTCCGACTTCGACACCTGGCTCAAGGACTCGCTTCTCGGCGGCAGGTACGACGACGTGAACCGGTACGAGGAGAAGGCGCCCAACGCCAAGATGGCTCACCCGCGGCCGGAGCACCTCTACCCGCTGCACGTCGCGCTCGGCGCCGCCGGTGACGAGTCCAAGGCGGAGCTGATCCACAGTAGCTGGACAAACGCCTCCCTCTCGTACGCCTCGTATCGCTTCACCACCAAGAACTGACGGCCTCCATCGAGCTGTGTTGGCAGCTGACTAGTGCGAGCGTCGGTGGATTGGTTGGCACTAATAAGCATGTTATTACGCTAGGTGCGGTGGACTCGTGGGTCTTGAAATGCGTTGTGAAAGATCACTTGCTTTCGTGTTGGGTCGTGGTCCTTACAGTGTATTACTCTTGCTGTCTTACATGGCATCTTTTACATAATTCTGTTCGTGTCTGTGAAAGAGTTCATAATTTTTCAACACTTTGATCGAGGCGCCTTGAAACAACACAACAGCAACGGTAAATCACACACTCTTTTAGTGAGGGAACGAGCACACGATCTTTATTTTAGGAGCTTTGCTAGACACATGGGGTTTTACGGGCCAATCAGGAATCAATGGTTGTAATTTAATTAGGAccctgataagtgccacacgtgtggcaccaACACATGGCAACTCCGAACGTATTTTATGGCAAGTTTAGTGACGCGAGGATGGCAACTTTAATTATCAAGCATGTCAACTTCTTTTCGGATGGCAACTTCAGTTGTAAAAGACACCATGCCTGGAGTGCTTCGTGTCACATGTGTGGCACTTATCATTTCGGTTTAATTAAGCACGACAGGCCCACTAGTGAAACTTCCCCTGCACATCTCCTCAGAGTAATGTCCTTTACGGTCTTCAAGCTTAAAAGGCGCACAATGGCAATAGGTTAGGTAGGAAGTAGAAACAACATCCTCAAATGTGGGTGGAGCCATGGAGGAGAACAATAATGGCGAGATCAGCTACAGGAACAATGGGTGAGATCGACTGCAGGAGAAGAATGGGTGAGATCGACTAACATACCCTCCCCAGAACACTGAACTTGGGTGACCGCAAGATGGCAGAATTGGGGTGATGGAGGAGAATATAATGGAGACAACAAGTTGTTAGTTGGTCATAGGTCCAAGATAAGAAACTGCATACCACAAATCCAATGTAACGTAGTAGCAATATTATTCAGAGGTATGTAGTTGACATACCTAGCACCGGGTACATGAGGCATGACCAAGAGAATCATCAAGCTTATCGAGGACGATAGGTTCACTTGTAAGCGGGCACCGCAACATGTGGCTCCCATTTTTGCTTGTATACTTGGGGGTGCAAACACCACGTTGTGGAAGCTCTCCCAACAGACGGATCGGGTCGACACCTATCTCACCAACCACACCCCTTGGCGCATATAGCCCGATAAGTTTTTTCCTGCTTTTCCTTCTTATTAAAATTTTCCTAGCTGAAACCTAGTAGCTTGCTAATTGTAACTTCATGGTTACGGGGATGGAAGCTAGGACTTGATGGCTCAAATTCAGATTTGTTGAGTTGAAAGTTGGGGATGGGAGAGTTGGGTTGGGATCTTGATTATTTAGAAGTTGATATTGTGAGGGTTGAAAGTTGAGGATTTTAGATGAAGTTGGTGACGTGAGAGTTCATAGTTGGTGTTCTTTGTTAAACATTGGGATTTTGCTCATTCGCGGGTAGCATAAGACTTGGAAATTAGGATCTAGAATTGAAATTAGGATTATGATAAGTTGAATAGTTTTTTAACATAATTTGAATGTTGTGGAAATGGAGTGACATTGGATGCCATTTGCCATACAGGGAGAACTATTTTTTGTGATTATTGGAAGTcagcagtggcggagacaggggggaccggcaggggccctggccccccctGACATCCCTGATTTGCTATTAGTTCGGAGATGAACAatgcaaaaattaggaaaaaaatacATGCATCAGTGTAGTTTGGCCCCTGTAATAAAAAAAATATGCCATTTGGCCTCCCTAATCTTAATTTCCTGGCTCCGCCATTGGAAGTCAGTAGCATGTTAGTTGAAAGCCATGATGTTGTTGTTGAATGTTTACCTTTTATATTAGCCGAGACGGCTTCAATCTCTAGCTACGACACATGCAACAACGAAGAAGCGCATAGAGGCCTCGTGCCAACATAAATGGTGCATGCAATACTTGACTTGGCGGCACAACTTTTTTAATTACTTGTCCCCTTTGAAAAAATTGTGTGAGTCGGCTACCCAAAGATCTTTTTCTAACACAGCACAACGAAGATGCCCACATACATGCACATGCACATTCGTAGTCGGCAGGAACATCTCCTCCTAGTGAACAAACATTGCCGGAAAGACTGAaccaagtctaggacttgaacccaGGCGGCTGGTTCCACCACAAGGAATCTAATCATCTGAGTTACGCCCAGTTCGGTGCTACCAAAGATCTGATATAAATTGTTAAACGCAACAATTATCGGTAACAAACACCATCAAGACAAGATGATGAATTGTTGCTTCATCGTTGGAAGaagaacaaaagcaacaacaaaatAAACTGCCACTAGCCATTAAGTTAGACTGAAGCGGTAGACGACCATAGTTATGTAGCCATATTAGTCATGTATATGCTGGTAAGCAGactaacttgataaagatggttacGCTTACTTATTAGACACCATGATCACCTTTTAGCTCTCTTTTTCCGATGGATGGACTTATAGGTTAGCTGCTGAGTTCTTCCCAACGAAGTAATCCAGGGGTCAGAAGATCTACACAGAGATTTTTCATATAATGTTTTTTAGCCCACAAAGTAAACCTAGTGATTCCCTTCATGGATATTTTCTTCAAGGGGTCACGTGTTCAATTAGCATAGAATAGGATATCAACTCAACTCTCGACTGTAGTTAGTCTTACATTTCTCCGAGAGTATACTCTTTTCTTGCACAGTACTATCTTTTATAGTACTGTGATGGATGGGACAGAGCCAAGTCAAGCCCAAACCCAAGTATCAGACACCACCGCCGGAGGTTGCCATGGACACCTTCTTCCTGTCGCACGGCGCGCCGACGGTCTGCATCGACGAGACGATCCCGGCGCGGAGCTTCTTccagtcgtggctgccggcggcgatcGCGGGCACGCAGGCGCCGCGCGCCATCCTGGTGGTGTCGGGTCACTGGGAGACGGACGCCCCGGCGGTCAACGTCGTCCGCGGCACCAACGACACCATCCACGACTTCCATGGCTTCCCGGACCAGATGTACAAGGTCCCAGTCTGGCCGCCCCTGTCGACGTCTCCTCTTTCCTACTGCAAATGTGTCACGAATGCAAGTTGACATTGCTCGATCGCACGTATGCGCACGCAGCTGACGTACCCTGCGCCCGGCGCGCCTGACCTGGCCGAGAGGACCAAGAGGCTCCTGGAGGACGCCGGGTTCGGGCCGGTGGGCGAGGAGCACGGCCGCGGGCTCGACCACGGCGCCTGGGTGCCGCTGATGCTCATGTACCCCGACGCCGGCATCCCGGTGTGCCAGCTCTCCGTGCAGACGGAGAGGGACGGCACGTACCACTACGACGTCGGCAGGGCGCTGGCGCCGCTCCGGGACGACGGCGTGCTCATCCTCGGCTCCGGCACCGCCACGCACAACCTCGCCAGGATGGGGCCtcacgacgcgccgccgccgcagTGGGCCTCCGACTTCGACACCTGGCTCAAGGATTCGCTCATAGACGGGAGGTACTATTGAGACGAACTTGACTGGAAACTCGATGGCCGTCGTGGTCGTGTTGATTTTTGTTTCCACGTTCTCATTCGCATCATTGGCATGGGCCAGGTACGAGGACGTGAAGCGATACAAGGAGAAGGCGCCGCACGCTGAGGTGGCGCACCCATCGCCGCATCATTTCTACCCGCTGCACGTCGCGCTCGGCGCCGCCGGGGAGGAGTCCAGGGCGGAGCTGATCCACCACAGTTGGACCAACACCAGCATCTCCTACTCTTCATACCGTTTCAGCACCAAGATATAACGGCCTTGAGTTATTTGGTTTGTACTAATAAATTGGTTGAGGCCATGAGAAATGAACTTTTTTGTGTGTGTGATTGTATTATCTTCTACAATAAGAAAAAATATTAGCTTTATTTTATAATGTCTATATTCTCACGACTCTATTTTGAAACTTGAGGATTTGTAGTTGAAAGCTAGGAATCTAGAGTACACActttagattattattattagcACATACGCCCGTGCGTTACAACGGAAGAGATGCGAGAAGCATCGAGAGAGATAATTGATGTGTCCATCAAAACGGTCTCCACACAATAGTGGGGTGAGAGAGCGGAGAATTGTGGTGCTCTCGCGGGTCATGTTTGGTCCGCGAGATCTTTATAGTAGTGGGGTTGGTGGGAGTAGCGGCCACTACCCAATTCGTGCATTTTTTTTCCTTCAGGTCCACCTCCTTGTCGAGGTTGTGGTGACCTCCTGATTTTTTTAAAACATGTGAGCATTTTAAAAAAAAAAGTTAATTTctagaaaaaggaaaacaaaacttGAAATAGGAAGATTTTCTTAAATGCACAAACACTTTTCGAAAACATGACCATTTTTAAGGCGGAaaaacgaacattttttgaatttgtgaacaattctTTAAAATAGAAACTTGTTTTGAACATTCAAATCAATTTTCAAAAATGTCTTTTTGATCACGAAaaatattttgaatttgtgaacatttctaTAAAATGAATATTTTTCGAATTTCTATTATTTTTAAATAATATTTATTTTAGAAATCTTAAaaagtttcatttttttaaaatgCGAACTTTTTTAGTTTCAAACAAATTTAGAATGAAAATAAATAATGCATTTTCGAAATGTTTTTGAAAGTGgtaacaaattttgaaattctaaGATTTGACAAAAATTAGTACAAAAAACGAAACTTTGtaaaattaattaaattaatttatGAGAAAATGAAATAATAAAttggaaggaaaaaaataaaaatagaaaaagaacacagaaaaaatagaaatgggccggcccaacgttGGGCGACCGATGGGAAGCTCTAACTATATGCCGCGCTGAGCGACAAATAAAGTATCCCCGCTGCATGCGCACGATATAAATGGGTGGCTTTTCTGGGCCTTAGTGCGTGCGGCCCATGTACGAAATTCTGGACATAACTTTTTATCTTTTAGCAGATGGACCacgaaaatttagtaccacctcggatataaGAAAAATATTTTcggtggtgaacggatgaaaaaattggagaaacgcaccttgcttttttTTTGTGGAGTTGTGGAGTTATTATGATAGGCTTTCTCTTTCTCCTTGATTATAACATTCTCAAAAATTTTGTGGAGTTGTGGAGTTATTAGGATGATTATAACTTTTTATTTTTTGTGGAGTTATTATGATAGGCTTTCTCTTTATGTTTAGGGTTGTGGACCGTTGCAACGCAGCTTGGCCTACAGTATTTAGGATGATCAAATATAATGTGAAACGACTCATTTGACTTAGAGATTGGGAGTTATATCACACTATTCCAATCGTGTATTCATTTATCGGTTGTGGTTGGTTACAGGTTGATGCTCTGACTCAGTTAGATTGAGTAAGGAAACATTTGGACCACCCCCGTCGGGCGACATTTCTCAATGTGCGAGTCTAGTCACCCAAAGATGTGATAATTACCCAAATTACTAAACACATCATGGCTGATGAGAAGTCTCATGCAAAACAGGATGATAAATGTCAgttgaaagaaaataagaaaatTAAAGGGGCAACCAATGCGGTCTGGACATGCACCTTATGCTGTAAGAATATTTTCAATCGGAGCTCATATTTTTTTTTCCATATGTCTGGACGAACAACTTGAATAAAGctcgaacatgagagagagagagagagagagagagagagagagagagagagagagagagagagagagcctacCCAAGCAAACCCTTCATACTCAGTCTATTTGTTCGGGCTTGGTTTGAGGGGTGCGTGAGCTCGCGTGCATACATGTGTGTTGGTCGCCGTGCTCATGAAGCTGCGTGCGTGTGTGCTGGCCACCGAACTCGTACGGTTGCTTGTGTGCGTCATCCGTGTAGTTGTCACAGCGCCCGAGCGTGCTCTGCATTTGCTCAGGCGGTGTAGTATGCGATCAGTTTGTTGAAATGAGTAAACAATATGAAAGATAATTTGTAGGGTGTAGTTGTGTGCATGGACAAATGAGGGTTTGTCGTGCATACTCTTGGACACTGCCTATCGTCGCTGGAGATGCCTAatacccaatctttttgctatgaaGCCAAAGTTATGTGGCTACACTAGTTACGTATTCTGGAAAACTAGCTAACTTGACAAAGATGCTTATATATATGACCATGCATCACCCTTTAGCTTTCTTTTGCGATGAATGGCCCTATAGGTTAGCTGGTGAGTTGTAATCTACtctctctgtcccataatgtaagaacgtttttggcactagtgATTCTTTTCATGAATATTTTCTTCAATGGATTACTTGTAGAATTATAATAGGAGATCATCAACTCTTGAATGAACTGTCGCTTTATTACATTTTTTTTCACTGTCAACACTTGTAGCTTATTTTTCACATAGTGATGATCTAGCTAGCAGCAAATTTTCCCGT
The Triticum dicoccoides isolate Atlit2015 ecotype Zavitan chromosome 3A, WEW_v2.0, whole genome shotgun sequence genome window above contains:
- the LOC119272404 gene encoding extradiol ring-cleavage dioxygenase-like, whose product is MDTFFLSHGAPTVCIDETIPARSFFQSWLPAAIAGTQAPRAILVVSGHWETDAPAVNVVRGTNDTIHDFHGFPDQMYKLTYPAPGAPDLAERTKRLLEDAGFGPVGEEHGRGLDHGAWVPLMLMYPDAGIPVCQLSVQTERDGTYHYDVGRALAPLRDDGVLILGSGTATHNLARMGPHDAPPPQWASDFDTWLKDSLIDGRYEDVKRYKEKAPHAEVAHPSPHHFYPLHVALGAAGEESRAELIHHSWTNTSISYSSYRFSTKI
- the LOC119269788 gene encoding extradiol ring-cleavage dioxygenase-like, whose translation is MGQTHSQAKPKPDRHASPQPRGDDQHPNQPQAATGRRPPAAPAMDTFFLSHGSPTLSIDEAIPARSFFQSWLPAAVAGPERPRAILIVSAHWETATPAVNAVRGANDTIHDFYGFPKSMYQLKYPAPGAPDLARRTKELLEQGGFGPVKEDRSRGLDHGAWVPLMLMFPDADIPVCQLSVQTDRDAAYHYNLGRALAPLREEGVLVLGSGSATHNLRKMGPSGSPPPQWASDFDTWLKDSLLGGRYDDVNRYEEKAPNAKMAHPRPEHLYPLHVALGAAGDESKAELIHSSWTNASLSYASYRFTTKN